A genome region from Deltaproteobacteria bacterium HGW-Deltaproteobacteria-2 includes the following:
- a CDS encoding MFS transporter: MTTENTTGQYRFWGETTAFLALFLDNVGTLIFFSAILVFTFNYPADIILTRMIPGTAVGICIGDLVYTWLALRLRKKTGRTDVTAMPLGIDTPSTIGIAYAVMGPAYVATHDAQLTWHIGMATLFMIGTVKIITSFFGGWVQRIIPTAGLLGPLAGIGLLLLGFLPMIELFNEAIVGMVALGLIFTALMSKMQLPGKLPGVLAAVVLGTGIHFVLGYGGYLPEFTAPTLQMTFSMPAFSIDFIKTLPHSIQYLTIAIPFGILTIIGGINNTESARLAGDDYRTRDILLTEAFSSLIAAFFGGVAQTTPYIGHPAYKKMGATWWYTLLTGLLIGICSVIGLLSLFVSLIPRAVIAPIFIFIGFEIMRQAYNDSPPKHSPAVSLSILPVIASLVLIILGQFMGAMGTTPDKLPVRLQTMHQTLTMLSNGFIITGLLWGSMLAFLIDHQARLAALCAAVCAILTLFGIIHSIMPTGELYLPWMITSHTHYMTAAAYFALSGILLLLTGKQNESTL, from the coding sequence ATGACAACTGAAAACACCACTGGTCAGTACAGATTCTGGGGAGAGACAACCGCTTTTCTTGCCCTTTTTCTCGACAATGTCGGGACACTGATATTTTTCAGCGCTATCCTTGTCTTCACTTTCAACTATCCGGCAGATATTATCCTGACACGCATGATTCCCGGCACAGCCGTAGGAATTTGCATAGGCGATCTTGTTTACACTTGGCTTGCGCTTCGTTTGAGAAAAAAAACAGGGCGTACCGATGTGACGGCGATGCCTCTGGGAATTGACACTCCTTCAACAATCGGCATTGCCTACGCCGTCATGGGCCCGGCTTATGTCGCCACACATGATGCGCAACTCACCTGGCACATCGGCATGGCCACTCTTTTTATGATCGGCACGGTTAAAATAATCACTTCTTTTTTCGGCGGATGGGTTCAGCGCATCATTCCCACCGCGGGACTTTTGGGTCCACTGGCCGGAATCGGGCTTTTGCTACTCGGATTTCTGCCAATGATCGAACTATTTAACGAGGCCATTGTCGGCATGGTGGCGCTGGGGTTAATCTTTACAGCACTCATGAGCAAGATGCAACTGCCGGGAAAGCTGCCCGGGGTTTTGGCGGCTGTAGTTCTTGGCACGGGCATTCATTTTGTACTGGGCTATGGTGGATACCTGCCGGAGTTTACCGCACCAACACTGCAAATGACTTTTTCAATGCCTGCATTTTCCATTGATTTTATCAAAACGCTGCCGCACAGCATCCAGTATCTGACCATCGCTATTCCCTTCGGCATTCTGACGATCATCGGCGGTATCAACAATACGGAAAGTGCCCGTCTGGCCGGTGATGACTACCGCACCAGAGACATTCTGCTCACGGAGGCATTTTCATCATTGATCGCGGCATTCTTCGGCGGAGTGGCACAAACTACGCCCTATATCGGCCATCCGGCATACAAAAAAATGGGCGCAACCTGGTGGTACACATTGCTGACCGGATTGCTGATAGGCATCTGCTCCGTGATTGGACTGCTTTCACTTTTTGTCAGTCTCATACCGCGGGCGGTTATCGCGCCTATTTTCATCTTTATCGGTTTTGAAATCATGCGGCAGGCGTACAATGATTCGCCACCAAAACATTCTCCGGCGGTAAGTTTGAGTATCCTGCCCGTTATCGCCTCTCTTGTGCTGATAATTCTAGGCCAGTTCATGGGAGCGATGGGTACCACACCGGATAAGCTTCCTGTGCGTTTGCAAACCATGCATCAAACACTGACGATGCTCAGCAACGGATTTATCATCACCGGGCTTCTCTGGGGAAGTATGCTGGCTTTTTTGATTGACCACCAAGCGCGGTTGGCAGCTCTTTGCGCCGCAGTCTGCGCCATACTCACACTCTTTGGCATAATCCATTCCATAATGCCGACCGGCGAATTGTATCTGCCATGGATGATTACATCACACACCCATTACATGACGGCTGCGGCGTATTTTGCTCTTTCGGGCATCCTGCTTTTATTGACCGGAAAACAAAATGAATCAACGTTGTAA
- a CDS encoding lipocalin — MKKIFIVLVLFLAACVSVPENIKPVDNFNIERYLGKWYEIARLDHSFERGLTSVSAEYSLRPDGGIRVVNRGYSKKENKWKEAEGKGYFVDRKDQGFLKVSFFGPFYGSYVVFDLDQDNYSYALICGPDKSYFWLLARNPKINDDLKKRLVDKAAALGFDTGKLIYVQN; from the coding sequence ATGAAAAAAATATTTATAGTCCTGGTCCTGTTTTTGGCCGCATGTGTCAGTGTACCTGAAAATATAAAGCCGGTGGATAATTTTAACATCGAGCGATACCTGGGCAAGTGGTACGAAATCGCGCGGCTTGACCATTCCTTTGAAAGGGGACTTACCTCTGTAAGTGCCGAGTATAGCCTGCGACCCGACGGCGGAATAAGGGTTGTCAATAGAGGTTATTCGAAAAAGGAAAATAAATGGAAAGAAGCTGAAGGAAAAGGCTATTTCGTTGACCGTAAAGATCAGGGATTTCTGAAAGTTTCTTTCTTCGGTCCTTTTTATGGATCGTATGTCGTCTTTGATTTGGATCAGGATAATTATTCATATGCTTTGATATGCGGTCCGGATAAGTCGTATTTTTGGCTTCTGGCGCGCAATCCCAAAATAAATGATGATTTAAAGAAACGCCTGGTGGATAAAGCTGCCGCGCTGGGATTTGATACGGGGAAATTAATATATGTGCAAAACTAG
- a CDS encoding pyridoxamine 5'-phosphate oxidase, with amino-acid sequence MKLDEYFENISGVGVLSTADDQGKVNAAIYGRPHFMDENTVAFIASDRLTHANLKKNPSAIYLFKEESSYKGCRLYLTKTHEEKDSPLIEKIRRKKYKGPGYKNNTESKFLIYFKVDKVLPLIGDGK; translated from the coding sequence ATGAAGCTTGACGAATATTTCGAAAACATCAGCGGCGTCGGTGTTCTTTCCACCGCCGATGACCAAGGAAAGGTTAACGCGGCCATTTATGGAAGACCCCATTTTATGGATGAAAATACAGTTGCCTTTATCGCCTCCGATAGACTTACTCACGCCAATCTGAAAAAAAATCCCTCCGCGATATATCTCTTTAAAGAGGAAAGTTCTTATAAAGGATGCCGGCTTTATCTGACAAAAACACACGAAGAAAAAGACAGTCCGTTGATTGAAAAAATCCGCCGCAAGAAATATAAAGGACCCGGATACAAAAACAATACGGAATCCAAATTCCTTATTTATTTCAAAGTGGACAAAGTATTGCCGCTAATCGGTGATGGTAAATAA
- a CDS encoding TIGR01777 family protein, which produces MNIFMTGGTGFVGTYLTKRMISEGHKVTILTQSSGDATLKMTGLIYLYGNPTIKGKWQDAVGEHDVIINLAGASIFSRWTPEQKKILRESRIETTRNLVSALPDNAKNITFFSTSAVGYYGFHADEELTENMPAGDDFLAKLAYDWEQEALNAQAKGTRVVITRFGIVLGKNGGALGQMIPLFKFFLGGPLGSGKQWFSWVHMEDLAQAFSFLLKHPEINGAVNLCSPKPVRNADLGKAIGKVLHRPSFMPSPGFMIKLILGEFGSVLLKGQRVIPRRLLDAGFKFRYPNIEEALRGIILN; this is translated from the coding sequence ATGAATATTTTCATGACGGGTGGCACAGGGTTTGTCGGAACATATCTTACCAAAAGGATGATTTCAGAAGGACACAAAGTTACAATTCTTACACAATCATCAGGCGATGCGACTCTGAAAATGACTGGCCTCATCTATCTGTACGGCAATCCAACAATTAAAGGAAAGTGGCAGGATGCGGTTGGAGAACATGATGTAATCATAAATCTGGCGGGAGCGTCCATCTTCAGCCGCTGGACTCCTGAACAAAAAAAGATTCTACGGGAAAGCCGCATCGAAACAACCCGCAATCTGGTTTCGGCCTTGCCAGACAATGCGAAAAACATAACATTTTTCAGCACTTCAGCTGTGGGCTATTACGGTTTTCATGCAGATGAAGAATTGACCGAAAACATGCCGGCAGGCGATGATTTTCTGGCAAAACTTGCTTACGACTGGGAGCAGGAGGCTCTCAACGCACAGGCAAAAGGAACACGGGTTGTCATCACGCGCTTCGGCATTGTATTGGGGAAAAACGGCGGAGCACTCGGTCAAATGATTCCGTTGTTCAAGTTCTTTCTGGGCGGCCCATTGGGTAGCGGGAAGCAGTGGTTTTCCTGGGTACACATGGAAGATTTAGCTCAGGCATTTAGTTTTTTGCTCAAACACCCTGAAATAAACGGTGCAGTGAATCTTTGTTCGCCAAAGCCTGTTCGCAATGCTGATTTGGGAAAAGCTATCGGCAAAGTTTTACATCGGCCATCTTTTATGCCCTCGCCCGGTTTTATGATTAAGTTGATTCTCGGAGAATTCGGTTCCGTCTTGTTAAAAGGGCAGCGCGTAATTCCCCGCCGTCTGCTCGATGCCGGATTTAAATTTAGATATCCGAATATTGAAGAAGCATTGAGGGGCATAATTCTGAATTAG
- a CDS encoding formate dehydrogenase subunit gamma, translating into MKKELVKVTSLYERFVHWLMAISCLLLCYTGLGMMYRELNVLGVIFGGVGGLKTVHDVTAVVFAVGLVLAILMWWKEAGIFVFPEDWEWIKAAGGYLWHLDHVPETGKYNPGQKMFFLTVALFGLLMIGTGFFMWYPEKFPFGANLMDWVYTLHVFGFMVIFAFFFVHLYLGTIGNPGSVSAMISGYMEKPVLRMLHPKWYKEMEHEGTLIIKK; encoded by the coding sequence ATGAAAAAAGAACTGGTTAAAGTTACTTCATTATATGAGAGATTTGTACACTGGCTTATGGCCATATCCTGCCTTCTTTTATGTTACACCGGATTAGGTATGATGTACAGAGAGCTTAATGTATTAGGTGTTATATTTGGCGGAGTCGGCGGATTGAAGACAGTTCATGATGTTACTGCCGTAGTATTTGCTGTAGGCCTGGTTCTGGCGATACTGATGTGGTGGAAAGAAGCTGGTATATTTGTATTTCCTGAGGACTGGGAATGGATAAAAGCAGCGGGCGGATATTTATGGCACCTGGATCATGTACCCGAGACGGGCAAATACAATCCTGGTCAGAAGATGTTTTTCCTGACTGTAGCGTTATTTGGATTGTTGATGATTGGCACGGGTTTTTTCATGTGGTATCCGGAGAAATTTCCTTTCGGCGCAAATCTTATGGACTGGGTCTACACGCTGCATGTATTTGGATTTATGGTTATCTTTGCTTTCTTCTTTGTTCACCTTTATCTGGGTACCATCGGTAATCCCGGTAGTGTTTCGGCAATGATCAGCGGCTATATGGAGAAACCTGTTTTAAGGATGCTTCATCCGAAATGGTATAAAGAGATGGAGCATGAAGGAACGCTGATTATAAAAAAGTAA
- a CDS encoding formate dehydrogenase subunit beta (beta subunit; involved in the use of formate as an electron donor during aerobic respiration; acts to transfer electrons from the major(alpha subunit) to the cytochrome b556(gamma subunit)), which yields MSEKIKLYDASKCTACRGCQLACKQWNGLKAGQTQHTGTYQNPPALQTNTYMIIHFQDYVAPEGDVRWLFRKEACMHCTNAACVTVCPSGALHYNKEFGTVGMDREKCIGCKECVSACPFEVPKYDKKTEKVYKCDMCESRITNKLPPACVKACPTGALKWADKDEAMKIAEGRVQYLGSDANIYGDKFVGGTHMMYVLKEKADIYEGIHKDPKVPQSVTLWKTLLKPLSLLAAGGVVGGSLLHYFIHGPHRPHPEHYDQDKKQGGA from the coding sequence ATGTCAGAGAAAATTAAATTATACGATGCTTCGAAATGTACGGCATGCCGTGGCTGTCAACTGGCCTGCAAGCAGTGGAACGGACTAAAAGCCGGTCAGACTCAACATACCGGCACTTATCAAAATCCGCCTGCTTTGCAGACAAACACATATATGATTATTCATTTTCAGGATTATGTTGCTCCGGAAGGCGATGTAAGATGGCTGTTCCGCAAAGAGGCCTGCATGCACTGCACTAACGCGGCCTGCGTGACGGTTTGCCCCAGCGGTGCTCTTCATTACAATAAAGAATTCGGCACAGTGGGCATGGACAGAGAAAAATGCATCGGTTGCAAAGAATGTGTTTCGGCTTGTCCGTTTGAAGTTCCCAAGTACGACAAAAAGACGGAAAAGGTTTACAAATGCGACATGTGCGAAAGCAGAATCACCAATAAATTGCCTCCGGCCTGTGTCAAGGCTTGCCCTACCGGCGCTCTCAAATGGGCTGATAAGGATGAAGCCATGAAAATTGCCGAAGGGCGTGTTCAGTATTTAGGAAGCGATGCCAATATTTACGGTGATAAATTTGTCGGCGGAACGCACATGATGTACGTTTTGAAAGAAAAAGCTGACATTTACGAGGGAATCCATAAAGATCCGAAAGTTCCGCAATCTGTCACGCTGTGGAAAACCCTGCTCAAGCCCCTGAGTCTATTAGCCGCGGGCGGTGTAGTGGGCGGTTCGTTACTCCATTACTTTATACATGGTCCGCATAGACCTCATCCGGAGCATTATGATCAAGACAAGAAGCAGGGAGGTGCATAG
- the fdnG gene encoding formate dehydrogenase-N subunit alpha encodes MNVSRRGFLKISGAIAAVSGLGISLKPISAHAQELKIKYAKETTTVCPYCSVGCSIIVSVRDGKVINTEGDPDSPINRGALCSKGGSIYQMAVNENRLGKPLYRAPFAKEWKEVEWEWALDKIAKNIKKSRDASFKVKNEKGEVVNRTEGIASVGSAAMDLEECYTYQKFLRGLGLVYIEHQARIUHSPTVPALAESFGRGAMTNHWNDFKNSDVILIMGSNPASNHPVSFKWIQEAVDKRGAKIICVDPRFTQSASKAHLYAPLRSGTDIAFLGGMIKYILDKQLFHLEYVLNYTNASFLVNPAMKLPGQNNGVFSGLKDGKYEKDTWGYQLDADGVIKKDKTLKDPNCVFQLLKKHYSRYTPELVSRITGTPKDKLTEVYKLYGSTGKPNKAGVELYAMGWTQHTVGVQNIRTMCIIQLLLGNMGIAGGGIAAMRGESNVQGSTDHGLLFHIWPGYLNTPTGSLKDLATYNDKQTPKTKEKDSLNWWKNKPKYVASFLRSMYGTNMTLDEAYNSLPKVDDGVNYSWLQIFDQMYKNKFTGFFAWGMNPACSGAHSNKVRQALGKVDWMVNVNLFDNETGSFWRGPGMDPTKIKTEVFMLPCASSVEKEGSIANSGRLQQWRYKAIPFYGDSKPDGDIMSELFFKVRNLYSKQGGPNAVAVTKLTWPYGKHVGHEFVYEPRTVAKEINGYFLEDKKIENPTKKGEFKEFKKGDLVPTFAWLQNDGSTSSGCWVYCGSVDKEKGILPMRRGQADPTGLGLYSEWAWCWPLNRRIIYNGASVDPSGKPWDSSRAVITWDAKEEKWKGDVPDGVGNPGKGRPPFIMKPDGVASIYGPGLADGPFPEHYEPLECPVERNLMSPQKNNPAIKRFDKKGVGSDMDVYSGVGTCDPRFPFICSTYRVSEHWQTGVLTRWCPWLAEMQPGMFVEISEELAKQRNIKAGDKCTVSSARGEVECTAIVTPRFKPFNIDGNEIHEIGIPWHFGWITTKDRKYDPGDKKAEVFTTGDAANLLTPTIGDANTMIPESKAFMANVVKKGVK; translated from the coding sequence ATGAACGTCAGCCGAAGAGGTTTCTTGAAGATTTCCGGTGCTATTGCGGCGGTCAGTGGTTTGGGGATTAGTCTTAAGCCCATATCAGCGCACGCTCAGGAACTGAAAATCAAATATGCTAAAGAAACCACCACCGTTTGTCCGTATTGTTCCGTGGGATGCAGCATCATAGTATCCGTACGTGACGGCAAGGTTATCAACACAGAAGGTGATCCTGATAGTCCCATTAACAGGGGAGCCCTGTGCAGTAAAGGCGGTTCGATCTACCAGATGGCCGTCAATGAAAACCGTTTAGGTAAACCTCTTTACAGGGCGCCTTTCGCCAAGGAATGGAAAGAAGTCGAATGGGAATGGGCGTTAGATAAGATTGCCAAAAACATCAAGAAAAGCCGTGATGCCAGCTTCAAGGTAAAAAACGAAAAAGGCGAAGTTGTTAATCGCACTGAAGGCATTGCTTCTGTCGGAAGCGCGGCAATGGATCTTGAAGAATGCTACACGTACCAAAAATTCTTAAGGGGGTTGGGTCTGGTCTATATTGAACATCAGGCCCGTATCTGACACAGTCCAACTGTACCGGCTCTGGCAGAGTCGTTCGGACGCGGCGCAATGACCAATCACTGGAATGATTTTAAAAACAGTGACGTAATTTTGATTATGGGAAGCAATCCGGCTTCCAATCACCCTGTATCATTCAAATGGATTCAGGAAGCTGTTGATAAGCGCGGAGCAAAGATAATCTGCGTTGATCCCCGCTTCACGCAATCAGCATCCAAAGCGCACCTTTATGCTCCTCTTCGTTCAGGAACCGATATCGCTTTCCTGGGCGGCATGATTAAATATATTTTAGACAAACAACTCTTTCATCTTGAGTATGTTCTTAATTACACCAACGCATCATTCCTGGTTAATCCGGCGATGAAACTTCCAGGACAAAATAACGGTGTTTTTTCCGGCCTGAAAGACGGCAAGTATGAAAAAGATACCTGGGGTTATCAGTTGGATGCCGACGGTGTGATCAAGAAAGACAAAACACTCAAAGATCCCAATTGTGTTTTCCAGCTTTTGAAGAAACACTATTCCCGTTATACTCCGGAACTTGTTTCCCGGATTACCGGAACACCCAAAGATAAACTAACTGAAGTTTACAAACTTTATGGTTCAACCGGCAAGCCTAACAAAGCGGGAGTTGAACTCTACGCGATGGGTTGGACACAGCATACAGTAGGCGTGCAGAACATCAGAACGATGTGCATTATTCAGTTGCTTCTGGGTAATATGGGTATCGCGGGCGGCGGTATTGCGGCAATGCGCGGCGAATCCAACGTTCAGGGTTCCACTGACCATGGTCTGCTCTTCCACATCTGGCCCGGCTATCTGAACACTCCGACAGGTTCTCTGAAGGATCTGGCAACCTATAATGATAAACAGACGCCCAAAACAAAAGAAAAAGACTCTCTTAACTGGTGGAAGAATAAGCCTAAATATGTCGCCAGTTTCCTGCGTTCCATGTATGGAACGAATATGACTCTCGACGAGGCTTATAATTCACTACCCAAAGTTGATGATGGCGTGAATTATTCATGGTTGCAGATTTTCGATCAGATGTACAAGAATAAATTCACCGGTTTCTTTGCCTGGGGTATGAATCCCGCATGCAGCGGCGCTCATTCCAACAAAGTGCGTCAGGCTCTTGGTAAAGTGGATTGGATGGTCAACGTCAATCTTTTTGATAACGAAACCGGCTCATTCTGGCGCGGCCCGGGAATGGATCCGACCAAAATCAAGACCGAAGTTTTCATGCTGCCCTGCGCTTCCTCCGTTGAGAAAGAAGGCAGTATCGCCAACAGCGGACGTCTGCAGCAGTGGCGTTATAAAGCCATCCCGTTTTATGGGGATTCCAAACCTGACGGCGATATCATGAGCGAACTTTTCTTCAAGGTAAGAAACCTTTATTCAAAACAGGGCGGTCCTAATGCAGTGGCCGTAACAAAACTGACCTGGCCTTATGGAAAGCATGTCGGCCATGAATTCGTATATGAACCGCGTACGGTGGCCAAAGAAATCAATGGCTACTTCCTGGAAGACAAAAAGATAGAAAATCCGACCAAGAAGGGCGAGTTCAAGGAATTCAAGAAAGGTGATTTGGTTCCCACTTTTGCCTGGTTGCAGAATGACGGTTCCACTTCATCAGGTTGCTGGGTCTATTGCGGTTCCGTAGACAAGGAAAAAGGAATTCTGCCCATGCGCCGCGGACAGGCCGATCCAACAGGTCTGGGACTTTATTCCGAATGGGCCTGGTGCTGGCCTCTGAATCGCCGCATCATTTACAACGGAGCTTCCGTTGATCCGAGCGGCAAGCCCTGGGATTCCAGCCGAGCTGTTATCACGTGGGATGCGAAAGAAGAAAAATGGAAGGGTGATGTTCCTGACGGTGTCGGCAATCCCGGCAAAGGCAGGCCGCCGTTTATTATGAAGCCGGATGGCGTGGCGAGTATTTATGGTCCGGGCTTGGCTGATGGTCCTTTCCCCGAGCATTACGAACCGTTGGAATGCCCCGTAGAAAGAAATTTAATGTCTCCGCAGAAAAATAATCCGGCCATTAAACGGTTTGATAAGAAAGGCGTCGGATCCGATATGGATGTGTATTCCGGCGTCGGAACCTGCGATCCTCGCTTCCCCTTCATTTGTTCGACTTACCGAGTCAGCGAGCACTGGCAGACGGGTGTTCTCACCCGCTGGTGTCCATGGCTGGCGGAAATGCAGCCCGGTATGTTCGTAGAAATAAGCGAAGAATTGGCTAAACAGAGAAATATTAAAGCCGGTGATAAATGTACTGTAAGTTCAGCGCGGGGCGAGGTGGAGTGTACGGCCATTGTTACCCCTCGCTTTAAGCCTTTTAATATTGATGGCAATGAAATCCATGAAATCGGCATACCTTGGCATTTCGGTTGGATTACAACCAAAGACCGAAAATACGATCCCGGCGACAAGAAAGCTGAAGTATTCACCACCGGCGATGCGGCCAACCTTTTGACGCCGACCATCGGTGATGCCAACACCATGATACCGGAGAGCAAAGCTTTCATGGCTAATGTTGTGAAGAAGGGGGTGAAGTAA
- a CDS encoding formate dehydrogenase family accessory protein FdhD, translating into MFALEDTIYEELNVGEIIRDKNSCHVSDTSKKVIAEISLKVVVNGTELVSVLCMNQYQEELALGFLYNEGVINSYSDIDNIYFNDKMLAVIINLKEGVIIDRQESLRSITSGCGKCYTYINPLKQSQYKAVESNATYSINTILDLMNNFITRSEIFANVGGVHSVLFHTADYEILIEDIGRHNCFDKITGLMLKENKLDLFSQGIVFVSGRISSEIMTKIIRMGVPVLVSKSTPTTAAVKLAQQHNVTLLGYIKDSGGYIYSCRERLVP; encoded by the coding sequence ATTTTTGCTTTGGAAGACACAATTTACGAAGAACTAAATGTAGGCGAGATCATCAGAGACAAAAATAGTTGCCATGTTTCTGATACCAGTAAAAAGGTAATCGCTGAAATATCTCTGAAAGTCGTCGTCAACGGAACGGAACTCGTCTCGGTTCTTTGTATGAATCAGTATCAGGAAGAACTGGCACTGGGTTTCCTTTATAACGAAGGAGTTATTAATTCTTATTCGGATATCGACAATATTTATTTCAATGACAAGATGCTGGCGGTTATTATCAACCTGAAAGAAGGAGTAATAATCGACCGGCAGGAAAGCTTAAGAAGCATCACCTCCGGCTGCGGCAAATGTTATACCTACATCAATCCATTGAAGCAAAGCCAATACAAAGCTGTTGAGAGCAACGCAACTTATTCTATTAACACTATCCTGGATTTAATGAACAACTTTATCACCAGATCGGAAATATTCGCCAACGTTGGCGGAGTACACAGCGTGCTGTTTCATACTGCCGATTATGAGATACTGATTGAAGATATCGGCAGGCATAACTGTTTTGACAAGATAACCGGATTGATGCTGAAGGAAAACAAGCTGGACTTATTCAGTCAGGGAATTGTTTTCGTATCGGGTAGAATATCTTCTGAAATCATGACAAAAATTATCCGGATGGGTGTTCCGGTTTTAGTTTCAAAATCCACTCCTACCACAGCCGCCGTAAAACTGGCACAGCAACACAATGTTACTTTACTCGGATATATTAAAGACAGTGGCGGATATATCTACAGCTGTCGTGAAAGATTAGTTCCCTGA
- a CDS encoding tRNA CCA-pyrophosphorylase produces MNICTYSYEEYLHLVKSFHGNLAPGLIIGGFIVDLAMKNLPEGEFFDAISETPVCLPDAVQILTPCTIGNGWLSIVDFGRFAVTLYEKYSGKGVRVYLDTKKLEAWPEIHDWYFKKKKKNEQDKDLLMAQIKEAGQGLLGVQHVQVDPEKVRRKKLGPVGICPVCGEAYPLKDGEKCRNCQGETPYSEVTKVKTTK; encoded by the coding sequence ATGAACATCTGTACCTATTCCTATGAAGAGTATCTCCATCTGGTTAAATCATTTCACGGCAATCTTGCGCCGGGTTTGATTATCGGCGGTTTTATTGTTGACCTCGCCATGAAGAATCTGCCCGAGGGAGAATTTTTTGACGCTATTAGTGAAACCCCGGTTTGCCTGCCTGATGCCGTGCAGATTTTAACGCCATGCACCATCGGTAACGGCTGGCTCTCTATCGTTGACTTTGGCCGGTTTGCAGTCACCCTGTATGAAAAATATAGCGGCAAGGGTGTCAGGGTTTATCTTGATACAAAAAAACTGGAAGCCTGGCCGGAAATACACGACTGGTATTTTAAAAAGAAGAAGAAGAATGAACAGGATAAAGATCTTTTGATGGCGCAGATCAAAGAAGCGGGGCAGGGACTACTGGGCGTTCAGCACGTGCAGGTCGATCCGGAAAAAGTCCGTCGCAAAAAATTAGGACCAGTGGGTATTTGTCCTGTCTGCGGTGAGGCTTATCCGTTGAAAGATGGCGAAAAATGCCGCAACTGTCAGGGCGAAACGCCTTATTCGGAAGTAACAAAAGTCAAAACAACGAAGTAA
- a CDS encoding molybdenum ABC transporter ATP-binding protein, with amino-acid sequence MNITASFKKKLKYFDLDISFSFAKKNMMVIIGPSGGGKTTIIRMLAGLDTPKEGKVVFGDEVWFDSLRRINVPPQKRRLGYVFQDYTLFPHLNLYENATFASVDKKEVDELFELFKIGHLKKRKPHMVSGGERQRCAICQALARHPRILLLDEPFSALDAITRRGLREELKNLKGKMSFPIIYVTHDITEALYLADELLPVVEGKIDDQWMQRMVRREPSAAVALRAAREPRLTLVY; translated from the coding sequence ATGAACATTACCGCTTCTTTCAAAAAGAAATTGAAATATTTTGATCTTGATATATCATTTTCCTTTGCGAAAAAGAATATGATGGTGATAATCGGTCCGTCCGGCGGCGGCAAGACGACCATCATCCGCATGCTTGCCGGTCTCGATACTCCGAAAGAAGGCAAGGTTGTTTTCGGCGATGAAGTCTGGTTTGATTCTCTGCGTCGCATTAATGTTCCGCCGCAGAAACGCCGCCTGGGCTATGTCTTTCAGGACTATACGCTTTTCCCTCATTTGAATCTTTACGAAAATGCGACGTTTGCCTCTGTGGATAAAAAGGAAGTTGACGAGCTTTTCGAGCTTTTCAAAATCGGTCATTTGAAAAAACGCAAGCCCCACATGGTTTCCGGTGGTGAACGTCAGCGTTGCGCTATTTGTCAGGCGCTCGCCAGACATCCCCGCATACTGCTTTTGGATGAACCTTTTTCGGCGCTGGATGCCATTACGCGCCGCGGCCTGCGCGAAGAATTAAAAAATTTGAAAGGCAAAATGTCTTTCCCGATAATTTACGTGACACATGATATAACAGAAGCATTATATCTGGCTGATGAACTTCTGCCTGTTGTTGAAGGCAAAATAGATGATCAATGGATGCAGCGAATGGTGCGTAGAGAACCGTCGGCGGCAGTGGCCCTGCGCGCGGCTCGCGAACCAAGACTGACATTGGTATATTAG